A window of Thermoproteales archaeon genomic DNA:
TCTTGTACTGGCGAATATACTTCTATGTCGATTGCTAAACGTTTTATTTCGGGTATTGGCGCCTGAAGTAGTTGAAGCCAGGATAGAACTTCCTCCTTTATCTTTTTATTGCTAGGATATTTAGGAAGTATTCTATTAGAAACTTCATCAGGAATGGTTACCTTTACAGGTTCTATCTTTCCATTTTTCAGTCTATACAACATTCCGGGAATTAAGCCCGTATCATAAATGTAGCAATTGTGATACTTAATATGAGCTTCCCAGGCATGACCTTTCAATATTTCTCGCATAGAATTTCGTGATCCTCCTACAGAAAGAGGATCCCTCGCTACAATTTTCGTCATATGTATCTTTTTATCTAAAAGCGCATGATATTTCTCAACAACTTCGAGATGGCTAAAGCCTCTATGCGTTATTATATTACGAAACTCGCTTACCATGTCTTCAGGCGTGTAATCGGTAAGAAAGTAGGGTTTATGTCTATAAGGATCGTATATTTTAACTATTTTACCACTAGTTGGATTGTAGAAGAGAAGATAGGCTTTATATTGTTTACCATCATAACCTACTGATAATAGGATGCAAGCTTCAGTAAAATCTTCTGATTCTCTATTCATAACCTCCATGTTCGCCATTTCTCATATACCCTCTGTTTTTTAGAAAATTTCTTAAAGATTTTATAATGCTCCTTACATAGATATACTGCTCTACTTTTCTCTTTTAGAATTAAACCAGTATTTGCTGAATTAAAGACGCTATATGATATAGACCTCACAGCAGGTTTATCACAATCTTTAACACTACAAAGCACTCCTTTACCTATCTTGCCCATATAACCACTGAGATAAGAATGGTTAAATGGCAACATAAAGATTGCGCTATCATACTATCAGACAAAAACTCATATTCATGCAACATAGTATAAATTCTTTGAAAATATTTAAATATAATACTACCAAAATGTGTTAGAGCATAACATCAGGTGATTGTCATGAGACATTCGAAGGGTTACAGAACAAGAGGAAGAAAATTGCTTAGAAAACACCCGCGAGAAAGAGGTATGCAGGGGCTAAGTAGGCTCTTGTACAAGTATAAAATTGGAGATAAAGTAAGCATCGATATCTCACCTAGTAGAATTGAGACCGCGCCGCATCGTCGTTACCAAGGAAGAACTGGAACCATTATTGGTGTCAGAGGAAAAGCATACATTGTAAAAATTACCATAGGAAGAAAGGACAAGTTTATAATCACGACACCAGAACATCTTAAGCCACATTTGACTTGATAAACGATAAATCTGTTACATCTTCAATATTAATCACGTCAAGCACAATTGATCTCACTTTTACTTTCAAGAAATCATAAAAACTTGGATTAGTTCGCCCTTCATCTCCAGTAATTAGCTCTTTCACATACAATCCTCCTTGGCATTTTATTGTAAACTCTACTTTATTATCATTCAACTTTTTGGCTCCCACCTCAAACACAGTTTTCTTTCTAAGTTTATCAGAACGTCTATGAAGAACTCTTTTGGGCGTTCGCTGATTAACAACTCTATTCTTAAAGAACCCCTCTAGCTCTTTCAGTTTCTCCGCGCATATCTTATCTTCGAATGTTACGACTGCCCTATATGTCTTGGCCGAAATCTCTGCTAATCTCTTTATTCTTCTAATGGTTTTTCTATCTGTATACTTGAGAAAAAGCACTTCCACTTTCCCACTAGCTTTTTCATTAATCTCATTTACGATTTTCTCAAGGTTGATTTTCCGAACGCGAGGGTTTTTTATTTCAACAACGAAAGGTCTGCCATTACCCAGAGTTAATACGTCAATATCTTCTCTTCCAGCTCCATGAAATTTATAATCGCTACCGTTTGCCGCGCTCAGTATTGGCAACGCTATATATTCTTCGATCGATTCTTGGTATAACCTACCCGTGTTATTACACTTATCACATCCTCGACCTCTACACACCGGACAGTACCAAACATTTTGAGGTATTCCTCTTGTAAGCTTCCTATATCTTCCATAAACGCAAAGCGGTCTTATTTCCAGTTCTATAATGTCTTTTATAAAATCTACAATTATAGTCACATCAGGATTTTCCAAAAGATAAGTTTTTCCTAAACACTTCTGTAATTTTTTCCCTATCTCGCGATTAATATCACTTTTTATAGATTCTCCGTATTCTAGCTTGAAATATGATCGGATATTTTCTTCACGTTCCAAGACATCCGGATCTACGCGGCATCCTACTTTAAATGATTCAAAATCAAGACCTTCCAATTTTTTCTCAATTTTTTCCACTATTTCTAAAATGCTTTTTTCGCTTAGAATATTACCGCATATATAGCATGACTTTGCTTTACACTCAAATAGCCTTCGAGATTCTATTATTGTTATAGCCGGTTTGAACCCACTTTCGCATAAATAACGTAAAGTCTCGCTATCGATAGTTCCTGTCACTGAAAAGGATTTCATAAATATTACAATCTTTATAGCTTTACCTCGTTCTCTATTAGACAATCCGCTACCTAAAAGAGCGAATTGCCTGCCTAAGCATGAATCACAAAGACTATACTTTGATAATATTGACATGGCTTTTTCGATGACTTCCTCGTTCTTCATATGCCTCGCCTATCCATTTCGTTATTAAATAACACGATTCTTGCATCAATACTGACCGGTGAAACTGAAACTGATATAGGTATAAAATCATGGGAAATAAAGTATTCTACTTCAAAGCTGGTATATTTAAGGTTGTTACTTAAAACATACAATATATTATTGTATTTTCCTGACAATTTTATATTTCTTAAATCTTTACCATTGGAGGCTTCATATAACAGAAGAGTCTCTGGCGGTCTTTTTAAAGCAGCTATAAAAGATTTTCTTGCCAATACAACTCCGTGATGTATTTTCTTCGTCTTTACAATGCTCCTAGCCATCGCTTTATATGCTTTCTTTAGAATCCCACCCATCGATTGCTCATCTGCCCTTACATTTCTCAGAGAAGTAGGTTTAAATGTTATTAAATACTCTCCATCCCGTACAAAAATTCTAAATATAACATCCCCTCTAAGGTTATGGGATAAGAAGATTGCCGCGCTAACACAGCGAGATAAAACGCTCGTTCTATCAATAAAAAATCCTATATTGTCTACAACTAATATTATGTATCTCATTTAGATTAGAACCCTAATGGTATTTTTTTTCTTTGTTTAGCGAATTTTCTCAAGTAGCTTTTGGTCATCCTGTAAGATTTCAACAATGCTTTTACATCCCTGATACTAGTTCCTGATCCTTTTGCAATCCGTAACATTCTCTCTCTATCTATTATTTCTGGATGAAGAAGCTCTCTCTTAGTCATTGACTGCATTATGGCTATCCATTTTTTCACGTTTTCCTCACTTGTTTCTTCAAAATTTTTTGGTAGTGAATAACCACCTGGTAGAAGGTCTAGAATCTTTTTCAAAGGACCCATTTTCCTTAATGCAAGTAATTGATCTAATAAATCTACTAAGGTGAAATCCCCCTTTGATATCGCTTCTAAGCGCTTTCTATCCAATTCTTCGTAACTCTTGAATTTTTCGACTAGCGCCTTAAGATCTCCCAGTCCTAACAACTTGCTTACAAAACTTGGGGGATCAAAAATTTCCAGTTCATCTATTTTTTCGCCCGTTCCTATAAATGATATTCTTGCACCTGTTTTTACTACTGCTGCTAAAGCACCTCCTCCTCTGGCTGCTCCATCCAATTTTGTTACTATTATCGACTTGACTTTTGCAATACGATTAAATGCTTCAGCCTGCTTTTCAGCTTGCCTACCTATAGTAGCATCAAGAACTAAAACCACTTCGTCAGGATTAACTTCCGCAATCAATCTGTCCATTTCCTTCATTAATTCCTCTTCATCTTTGTGTCTGCCAGCAGTATCAATTATAATTAAATCCATTTTTTTCTTCTTGAAATATTCAATACCATGTAGTGCTATTTCAACTGCACTTTTATTAGCTTCACCATAAACTTCTACGCCTATTTGTTCTCCTAGCTGCCTTAGCTGATGATAAGCTCCTGGCCTATAATTATCTGCACAGACAATACCTGTATTAAAGCCTCTTTTCTTATAAAAATATGCTAGCTTGGCAGTTGTTGTTGTTTTTCCAGAACCCTCGATACCTATAAGAATCATTGTATAAGTTTTACCCGTTTTTGATAAGGGTTTATACTTAGCTTCGCCACCTAGCATACGTATTAATTCGTCATAAACAAGTTTAAGCAGAAGTTCTCTTTTAGAAAATCCTGGAGGAAGTTTTTCCTTTCTAATACGTTCCTTGATGTTATTCGTAAGCTGGAGAATCAAATCAACACTGACGTCCGCGTATAATAACGCCCTTTGTATATCTCTTAAGACTTCGTTTAGAGTTTTCTCATCTATGATCGGCGCTCGCTTAATCTTGCTTATTACTGATTGCAGTCTCTCCCTTAAATCTTTCATAATGTATCTCTACATTAAACAGATTTTATAATTTATGCTTTTTAAAAGATTCTATAGGACCTCTAATCACTATTCCAGTCCCAGGAACTATATCAAACACGAATTTTCCTGGACGCACAGGAGCCCATCTAGCTTTTCTTATGAACATTATTCGTTCAATCCTCCCACTAATCTCTTCTAAACCTAAAACTATAATTCCCGAGGCCAAGAATTCTTCAACACCAAAACGGCTTAGCTGGCGACTTCCCGTAGGAATCTCGCTTGTCAAAATTGTAGTCAATTTTCCTGTTTTTTCTATAGCAAAAACCATCTCCCTTAAAAACTCCCTAGCGTATAAAACATCGTCTTTTGTTCCACCATAGATCAACGGGGCTATAGGGTCGATTACTAAACGCCTAGCTTTAATTTCACTTGCACTTTTTATGATAGATTCTATTATATACTTAGGTTCTATTCTCTTCCTTTCTTCCCTTAAATATATTTTACTAAAATGAGTACGCATATCGAGAAAGAGCAATCGTCTTGCTTTAATTAAAGGCGTTACGTCCCAACCGAATTGTTTAATCCCTTTCAAAAGTTGATCCGTTGGCTCATCTATAGCTATATAAACTCCAGGCTCGCCATGCAGCGCTCCATAAATTAAAAATTGAAGAGAGAAGATCGTCTTGCCACACCCTGTTTCGCCAGCAACAAGGTAAGTTTTACCTTTCAAAAATCCTCCTCCTAAAATTTCGTCAAGATAAGAGATGCCCGATGACGTATAGAAGTCTCTAAACTCTGGTGGGAATTTATAGGAAGCAAGAGTCGAAAAATTACTCAAGGTTTTTTCATCTAGAGTATGTGTCGCTGTCATTGTATCTGAAACACTTACTGTTTTAGTTGCTGTTACTTCGGCTTCTAAATCTCTTACAGGTAATGAGACCATATGCTGTTGATCATTCACCATAGCATTGGCATCTATCTTCGTAGATGTTAACGAGTTGTTATCGGATATCGCTGGTTTTCTCGTTTTTTGACGCTCATCAAGTCGTATGCTACTTCTTAGGCAAGGCGGATTATCTACATCATCTATTTTCTTACTTAGTTTTAGGCAATAGCTCCTGCTCGGTGCGTAATAGATACATCTTCTGCAACTTCTAATGGCCATGCCTCAAACCTCATTTCTATTATTTAGAAATAAAGTTCTCATAATTAAAGTCATCTTTAAAATATCTCTTCGTATGTCTATCCGAGCTTAGGTCTAAACATTATATTTACTCCATACCTTTTGCCTACTCGTTCTATTTTTCTTCTAGCTTTACTGCTTAATAGGACATTGTAATATTCCGTGTCAACGTACACTATAACATTTCCATTTTTCGCCATTTCTATTTCAATCTCTTCATCTGGAATGTATTTTCTAATTACTGAGCGTATAGCGCTCTCCATTTTACGTACCCTAGCCGTCGATGTACGCTTGACAGGAACAACGAATGTTCTTTCTCCAAACACGTACAGTTCATACTCAGCCTCGCCTGTTAGAAAGTCTCTTACTACCACAACAGGTCTCGCTAAATCTGCTTCTCTTAGACCGTGGGGGATTTTTACTACTGTTTCAAGCTCAAATACCTTTTTAACTTGTCCATTTTCAATAAAAACAACTGTATCTATGATTGACGGTATCATACCAAGCTCGACTCTCCCAACAAACCTCTGTATAGCATCAATAGGACTTGTCGCATGTACAACGCCAACCATACCTACCCCAGCCAATCTCAAGTCTGCATAAAGTTCAAAATCTCTCGTGTCTCGCATTTCATCGAAAAAGGTATAATCAGGTCTAGAAAGCAGAAGAACATCATGCAACTCTTCTGAAGTACCATGACTCTTAGAATACTGAGTTATTTCGTCTGGTAATTGCATATCCCTAGGCGATTCTATAGTTTTGACAATCCTCCCTTTCCTATAGTAATACTCTGCTAAAGCCTGAGCAAATGTCGTTTTGCCCATACCAGGAGCTCCAGCTATCAATATTCCTTCAGCTTGCTTCTCTAGCCTATTTATAAGCTTGGATGGAAGTTTATAGTCTTCTAAACTTAACTTTGCGACAGGTCTTACAGCTGTAATCTCAATACCGTCAGAAAAGGGCGGCCTTGTAATTACAATCCTGTAACTTTCTAATTGAATTATGGTAGATCCAAGTCGTTCAACTTCGATGAACGCATTTCTTGAATATGATCTTGCCGTTTCAATAATCTCCCTAACAATTTTTTCAAGTTCAATTTTTGTCATAGGCTTTTCTCCCAATTGAACAAAGCGCCACTTACCAGGAACCCCCTTTTTAGCATAAGGAGGAACCCCTTCTTTCAAATGAACAGACATAGTATCATTATCAAAGAACTCATCGATCAAAAGTTCTCTCGTAGCATCTTCCTCAACTGTCATAACGCGTATACCGAGCGCTTTGGCGCTTTGAATGTTCAAAATATTGGCAGTAATCAAGGTCGCATTCAATTCTAAAGCTAAATCTCTAACAATATCGTCAGGGTCCAGGTCTCTTCTAAATCTATAACCTTCAGGCATTTCCCTAGTATATTCTATCTCTACTTGTGGTCTTTCGCTAACAACTTCTCTCAGAAGAGATATCTCTTGTAGACCAACAAGGCCCTGGCTACTCCCTTCCTTCGCTAATTTTTCAAAAAGATCCACTATTGATAAATGAATCAATATTTTTCCTTTTACTTTTCCTTTTTTAATTAATTTCCTTACAGTGCCCTGCAGTATTGCATCACTGTCTGGAATATATATTTCCTCAAACATGCTTCAAATACCCATTTAATCTTAATCTGGCTTTGCAGTATTTAAGTATTTAAACATTTTGTTAATATGATTTTTAGTGAATGCCAGAAATGGTCGATTTTTAAGTATTTAAATATCACGTTTTCTAAAAACTTATGATGATAAAAAAAGGCGATTTTGTTCTATTATATCTCGACGAGAAAAGAAAATATTTAGTAAGGGTTGATCCAGCAAAAGAGCTACACACTCATAAGGGCATAATCCGACTAAACAAGATAGAGGGGAAAAAATACGGAGAAACCGTGATTACACACCTCAATGTTAGCTTTAAAATTCTAAAACCATTGCTAGTTGATTTCTTAGAGAATTTTACCAGAACCACACAAATAATATACCCAAAAGATTCTGCCCTAATGATTATAATGTCCGGAATAGGTCCAGGATCTCGCGTTGTTGAAGCAGGTACTGGAACTGGAGCCTTGACCGCTGTTTTAGCTTATTATGTAAGACCAACAGGTAAGGTCTATAGTTACGATATCAAAAAACAAAATATAGAAAGAGCTAAAAGAAACCTAAAGAAAATTGGACTAGAAAAATGGGTTGTTTTTAAGATTGGTGACGTCACGCAGAAAATTGACGAGATAGAGGTGGATGCTGTTTTTTTGGATCTTCCAACTCCTTGGCTTGCTGTAAAGACCGCCTATTATTCTCTTACTAATGGAGGAGTTTTCGTTAGCTTTTCACCAACAATAAATCAAGTTGAAAAAACCATAGAGGCATTAAGAGAACATAGATTCGTAAACTGTAAGGCAGTAGAACTTCTATTAAGGACTTATAAAGTGAAAATGGGCGAGACCAGACCTGAGACATTTATGATAGGACACACGGGTTACATAGTTTTTGCAAGAAAACCATAATCCGAGGAGGTACTTCACATCATCCGCTATTAAGCGGGTCAGAGCAGGTCAGTATCTTCATCGTTTGTTATAGGCTTCCGTGTTTAATATTTATTCCGCTATAAGTCCCTGTTCTCTTTGCCGAGCCTCTATTCTAACTAATCTAGTAATATATCCTGCAACGCGATTTCTTAAAGTCTTTGATTTAACGTTTGTTAATTCGGCGACCTTATGCTTGTTATGCTCGAAATCACTAGTAAATTGATCTCTATATAACATGAACAGCTTTCGTGCGGTTCTTTTAATGTATGTCGGTCTAACTTTACCCATTCTGTTCACCTATCAGCAAATTTAATATTTTCCTTTTATACTTTTCCTTAATACCCGCAATGTAATTGTAAAGATTTAGCTATGTTAATTGATAATCGTATTATCTCTCTTTTATAGAAAAAATATGCATGTATATTCCAGTAAAGAGCTACAGGTAGTATTTTAAAAATAAAAAAAGGAGTAACTGTATGCCTAGAAAACATTCTTCATCTGATGTATTGTACAGAAGTTATGACGAAATAAAGGCCTTGGTCGTTATAACGATAATATCCTTGATAAGAAAGACTAAAGGTAGTGCTATAACGTTTACTGCAAAAAAGATTGCCGTCTCAGCTGGCTTGCCGGCTCAGCCAGTAATTCTAACTCTTGTTAAAGATATTTTGGAAAACTTATCAAGAGAGAAATTAATTAAAGTTTATAGCAAAACTAGTCATGGCGTT
This region includes:
- a CDS encoding 50S ribosomal protein L21e translates to MRHSKGYRTRGRKLLRKHPRERGMQGLSRLLYKYKIGDKVSIDISPSRIETAPHRRYQGRTGTIIGVRGKAYIVKITIGRKDKFIITTPEHLKPHLT
- a CDS encoding tRNA pseudouridine(54/55) synthase Pus10; the protein is MKNEEVIEKAMSILSKYSLCDSCLGRQFALLGSGLSNRERGKAIKIVIFMKSFSVTGTIDSETLRYLCESGFKPAITIIESRRLFECKAKSCYICGNILSEKSILEIVEKIEKKLEGLDFESFKVGCRVDPDVLEREENIRSYFKLEYGESIKSDINREIGKKLQKCLGKTYLLENPDVTIIVDFIKDIIELEIRPLCVYGRYRKLTRGIPQNVWYCPVCRGRGCDKCNNTGRLYQESIEEYIALPILSAANGSDYKFHGAGREDIDVLTLGNGRPFVVEIKNPRVRKINLEKIVNEINEKASGKVEVLFLKYTDRKTIRRIKRLAEISAKTYRAVVTFEDKICAEKLKELEGFFKNRVVNQRTPKRVLHRRSDKLRKKTVFEVGAKKLNDNKVEFTIKCQGGLYVKELITGDEGRTNPSFYDFLKVKVRSIVLDVINIEDVTDLSFIKSNVA
- the ffh gene encoding signal recognition particle protein, translated to MKDLRERLQSVISKIKRAPIIDEKTLNEVLRDIQRALLYADVSVDLILQLTNNIKERIRKEKLPPGFSKRELLLKLVYDELIRMLGGEAKYKPLSKTGKTYTMILIGIEGSGKTTTTAKLAYFYKKRGFNTGIVCADNYRPGAYHQLRQLGEQIGVEVYGEANKSAVEIALHGIEYFKKKKMDLIIIDTAGRHKDEEELMKEMDRLIAEVNPDEVVLVLDATIGRQAEKQAEAFNRIAKVKSIIVTKLDGAARGGGALAAVVKTGARISFIGTGEKIDELEIFDPPSFVSKLLGLGDLKALVEKFKSYEELDRKRLEAISKGDFTLVDLLDQLLALRKMGPLKKILDLLPGGYSLPKNFEETSEENVKKWIAIMQSMTKRELLHPEIIDRERMLRIAKGSGTSIRDVKALLKSYRMTKSYLRKFAKQRKKIPLGF
- a CDS encoding AAA family ATPase, with amino-acid sequence MTATHTLDEKTLSNFSTLASYKFPPEFRDFYTSSGISYLDEILGGGFLKGKTYLVAGETGCGKTIFSLQFLIYGALHGEPGVYIAIDEPTDQLLKGIKQFGWDVTPLIKARRLLFLDMRTHFSKIYLREERKRIEPKYIIESIIKSASEIKARRLVIDPIAPLIYGGTKDDVLYAREFLREMVFAIEKTGKLTTILTSEIPTGSRQLSRFGVEEFLASGIIVLGLEEISGRIERIMFIRKARWAPVRPGKFVFDIVPGTGIVIRGPIESFKKHKL
- the tadA gene encoding Flp pilus assembly complex ATPase component TadA, with protein sequence MFEEIYIPDSDAILQGTVRKLIKKGKVKGKILIHLSIVDLFEKLAKEGSSQGLVGLQEISLLREVVSERPQVEIEYTREMPEGYRFRRDLDPDDIVRDLALELNATLITANILNIQSAKALGIRVMTVEEDATRELLIDEFFDNDTMSVHLKEGVPPYAKKGVPGKWRFVQLGEKPMTKIELEKIVREIIETARSYSRNAFIEVERLGSTIIQLESYRIVITRPPFSDGIEITAVRPVAKLSLEDYKLPSKLINRLEKQAEGILIAGAPGMGKTTFAQALAEYYYRKGRIVKTIESPRDMQLPDEITQYSKSHGTSEELHDVLLLSRPDYTFFDEMRDTRDFELYADLRLAGVGMVGVVHATSPIDAIQRFVGRVELGMIPSIIDTVVFIENGQVKKVFELETVVKIPHGLREADLARPVVVVRDFLTGEAEYELYVFGERTFVVPVKRTSTARVRKMESAIRSVIRKYIPDEEIEIEMAKNGNVIVYVDTEYYNVLLSSKARRKIERVGKRYGVNIMFRPKLG
- a CDS encoding tRNA (adenine-N1)-methyltransferase, with the translated sequence MMIKKGDFVLLYLDEKRKYLVRVDPAKELHTHKGIIRLNKIEGKKYGETVITHLNVSFKILKPLLVDFLENFTRTTQIIYPKDSALMIIMSGIGPGSRVVEAGTGTGALTAVLAYYVRPTGKVYSYDIKKQNIERAKRNLKKIGLEKWVVFKIGDVTQKIDEIEVDAVFLDLPTPWLAVKTAYYSLTNGGVFVSFSPTINQVEKTIEALREHRFVNCKAVELLLRTYKVKMGETRPETFMIGHTGYIVFARKP
- a CDS encoding 30S ribosomal protein S17e encodes the protein MGKVRPTYIKRTARKLFMLYRDQFTSDFEHNKHKVAELTNVKSKTLRNRVAGYITRLVRIEARQREQGLIAE